A window of Salmo trutta chromosome 17, fSalTru1.1, whole genome shotgun sequence genomic DNA:
CCAACAGACTAGTAAACAATGACGACGCGCCAACAGACTAGTAAACAATGACGACGCGCCAACAGACTAGTAAACAATGACGACGCGCCAACAGACTAGTAAACAATGACGACGCGCCAACAGACTAGTAAACAATGACGACGCGCCAACAGACTAGTAAACAATGACGACGCGCCAACAGACTAGTAAACAATGACGACGCGCCAACAGACTAGTAAACAATGACGACGCGCCAACAGACTAGTAAACAATGACGACGCGCCAACAGACTAGTAAACAATGACGACGCACCAACAGACTAGTAAACAATGACGAtgcaccaacaccaacaccagaAGGACCTTGAGTCACTTCCTCATCTGGAGGATGACCAGTAGTTTACATCAGAAGGACCTTAATGGAAAGGCCAAAAATAGAACCATTGCAGCAAGGGAAGGAGACCTTTAACTGTATGACAAAGTGTCTAACCTTCCCTCCTCCTCATTTTTAAAAATTactttaagtaatttagcagactgtCTTATCTCCTCaccctcctacctccctccactTGCTCACCTCATCAATGAGTTTCCGGGCGTTAGCAGTGGTGTAGTCCCCAGCGAAGAACACAAACAGACAGGACTCGTCACTCTCCTTGCGTCTGCCTCCTTTGGTCATGGGTACGATGCTGCGGGAAGCCTCAGCTGAGACCCGGACTGATTTAAACTCTGACTCCGGGTCAGGGGCTGGGACATGGTCCAACACCACAGTGTCCTCAGGCAGCAGGCTCCAGTTGGTCTCCCCTGAGACGGGCGTGAAATCATGGACGTTGCTCCAGTTGTTGttgaagatgctgaggcctgcGTCCTTGAAGTGGAAAGCCAGCTCGGGGTAGTAGTACTGGAAGCATCCGAACTTCATCCCCGTGGACGCCTCGATGATGGGCTGAGTGGCACAACACAGGAACACCTCCATCTTCTGACAGTCCCTGGTCCTGAACTGCTGACAGGCCACCACACACTTGATATCCTTACAGTCCCTGAAGAACACACTGCCCTTCACTGGCCCCATAACGATGCAGCAGTTAGTGCAGTCGTCGATGGTGATGGTGGCGGAGTGATCCAACACGAAGATCTTACAGTTGTCACAGTCCTGGATGACAAACTGCTGTCCGTTCAGCTTGCCTGGCAGACGGCCCACTGTGGCGTCCTTCAGCCCCGTTAGCATGAAGTCCTTAGGGTCAACCTGTAAAGGGGACAGGACAAGATCACAAGTCAAAGAGACAGATATTAGATCCTTAGGGT
This region includes:
- the rp2 gene encoding protein XRP2, producing the protein MGCLFSKKSKSKSPEKEPTPTTVEEKTNSSSNANNIDLGSNTAEDPPKQYSWDKREKVDPKDFMLTGLKDATVGRLPGKLNGQQFVIQDCDNCKIFVLDHSATITIDDCTNCCIVMGPVKGSVFFRDCKDIKCVVACQQFRTRDCQKMEVFLCCATQPIIEASTGMKFGCFQYYYPELAFHFKDAGLSIFNNNWSNVHDFTPVSGETNWSLLPEDTVVLDHVPAPDPESEFKSVRVSAEASRSIVPMTKGGRRKESDESCLFVFFAGDYTTANARKLIDEASGKGFVLIQTKEVSMRPEDVSRVFQNEAEGLLEWITNGPVTALELNGDGVVEACKSMASDMFSGTKVFVSDNRNTSSRDVDNFFNFADMQMGL